DNA sequence from the Pseudoglutamicibacter cumminsii genome:
CGACCCGCACATGGGGCATTCACATGATCCACACATCGACGTTTCGCAAGCACAGGCCGAACGCCCCCTCGTTATGGTTCGGATGGGCCGCCTTGTGACGGCGGCGTTGATGCGTCATGTGGGTTTCGGTGCCGCTGTGGCCCTCGGGTATGTGGTGACCGCGCTCATCACGTCCTCTTTTACACGGCCTCTCGTGGTTTTCGGGCCGCTGGTCCTCGCGTGGGCCGGCCTCGTGTTCTCGATGGTCAACACGAACGGTGGCTTCGTGGTGAGCGCCGGCCGAGACGGCCTGGTTTTGAAACGCGGCTATACCGAATCCACCAGCACCACCGTCCCGCCGGAGCGTGTGCACGCGTTGGGTCTTGAGCAGCCGTTGCTGTGGAAGCTGACCGGCTGGTGGCGGGTTATCGCGAACGTGCCGTCCGACGGGCTCGCTGAGGCGAAGAGCAACGTCCTGTTGCCGGTGGGTACGTTCCAGGAGGCGCTCGCCGTGGTTGCTGCGTTGATCCCGAATCCGGGGACGGACCGCACCAGGCCGCTCGTTGTGGCGGCGGTGGATCAGCCAAGCGCTGAGCCGGAGTTTGTTGTTAGTCCGCGGAAGGCGCGCTGGCTTTCGCCGATTGCGGGGCCGCGGCAGGCGTTCGCGGTCACGCAGACGATGCTGATCATCACGTCGGGACGCCTGGTGAAGAGGGTCGCGTTTGTTCCGCATCAGCGCACACAGGGGGTCGCGTTGGTGCAGGGGCCGCTCGCTAGGTCGGCAGGCGTTGCCACCATCACAATCGGTACGGCCGCGGGGCCGGTGGACACCGAGATCTACGATGTGGCGGAACAGACCGCGGAAGCGTTCATCCTGCAGCAGGCGGAGCGGGCCGCCGCCCTCGCGGGCTGGGTGGATAAGAACCACTGGGGTGAGGCGTCGTGAGTTTTGGTTCGTTGAGTTCTTCTTTGGGTTCGCGCGCTCCGCGGTTGGGTATCGGGATTATTGGTGCCGGTCGCGTGGGTCCGGTGGTTGCGGCGGCGTGGAGGTCCGCGGGGCATCAGATCGTTGGGATTTCGGTTACGGATGAGCGTTCCGCCGACCGCGCCGAGGCGATCCTTCCGGGCGTCCCTCACATGACCACGGCCGACGTCTTGGAACGCAGCGAAGCCGTCGTGTTCGCGCTTGATGCCGCGACGATCAAGGAGGAAGTCGCATCGGCTGCGGCTGCGCAGCGTTTTCAGATGGGCCAGTTGGTGATCCACACATCGCCGGCGCTAGGGATCGACGTTCTGACTCCCGCGGCGGAGGCTGGCGCGATTCCGCTCGCGATCCACCCTCTGCTCCGCTTCACCGGCACGAGCATGGACGTCACTGCGTTGAATGGTGCGCGTGCCGCGGTGTCTGCGCCGAAGCTCATGGTTCCGGTTGCATTGGCGCTGGCTGTTGAGTTGGGTTGTGAACCGTTTGTGCTCGATGAGGATGACCGGGATCTGTATGCCGCGGCCGTAGCTGTGGCTACGGAGCCGGTGTCTGCGTCGGTTGCGTACGCGTGGGATGCGTTGAGCTCGGTGGGTGTTGACGACCCGAGCGCGGCGTTGGGTCCGTTGGTGCGTTCCTCTGTTGATGCGGCGATCGCTAGTGGTTCTGGCGCGGGTGTTGGTTTTGCGCGGGGTTTGACGCCGGAAGCGGTGGAGTCTGCGCGTCGCGGCTGGTCTGGGCCTGATGCGCCGGTGGGTGCGCACGGCTTCTATGTAGCAATGGCGACGGCGGCCATCACCAGGGCTGTAGGCCGGGGCGAGATCTCAGATTCGCATGCGGCAGCAGTGCTCGATGCGCTGCGGCGAGGATAATCTGACGAGAATAGCTCCGGGTGAAAGTGGGTCTTTTCTCGCGTGATCAAACAGTTTTCCGGCAATTTTTAGTGACGCTAGCCACAAAAATTCGGTGAATTTCGGGTGAACTGAAGGGCTGGTGCGATGCAAAACCGCGGAATCACGCGGTTTTTGGGGACATTTCCTTGGCTGGTGAGGGTTCCACGTCGATTTGCACGATGTTCGGAACTGCCGTAATGTTTTCTCTTGTCGCCGCGAACGGCTCCGACCGAAAGAGGTCGTGAGAGCACTGAGGC
Encoded proteins:
- a CDS encoding PH domain-containing protein, with the protein product MSSVPEEVEWKRVHKATPLVRGWVIVALVAFNFVRSWVESFVSGGSSGVDGEGKGQGKGEGSSGSFDFASEDLLILGVSLVVAVGMVVYSWFMWRAMGYRITENRVEVRQGVFMKNVRHARIDRIQSVDINRPILARIFGLAELEFHVADAQEAAAKLQYVTYRQAKQLREDILRAARGEQRAAAAAQAEATAQTEATSGAITEPRIEHSSEPSTQAITDPHMGHSHDPHIDVSQAQAERPLVMVRMGRLVTAALMRHVGFGAAVALGYVVTALITSSFTRPLVVFGPLVLAWAGLVFSMVNTNGGFVVSAGRDGLVLKRGYTESTSTTVPPERVHALGLEQPLLWKLTGWWRVIANVPSDGLAEAKSNVLLPVGTFQEALAVVAALIPNPGTDRTRPLVVAAVDQPSAEPEFVVSPRKARWLSPIAGPRQAFAVTQTMLIITSGRLVKRVAFVPHQRTQGVALVQGPLARSAGVATITIGTAAGPVDTEIYDVAEQTAEAFILQQAERAAALAGWVDKNHWGEAS
- a CDS encoding DUF2520 domain-containing protein, which gives rise to MSFGSLSSSLGSRAPRLGIGIIGAGRVGPVVAAAWRSAGHQIVGISVTDERSADRAEAILPGVPHMTTADVLERSEAVVFALDAATIKEEVASAAAAQRFQMGQLVIHTSPALGIDVLTPAAEAGAIPLAIHPLLRFTGTSMDVTALNGARAAVSAPKLMVPVALALAVELGCEPFVLDEDDRDLYAAAVAVATEPVSASVAYAWDALSSVGVDDPSAALGPLVRSSVDAAIASGSGAGVGFARGLTPEAVESARRGWSGPDAPVGAHGFYVAMATAAITRAVGRGEISDSHAAAVLDALRRG